Part of the Vespa velutina chromosome 7, iVesVel2.1, whole genome shotgun sequence genome, GAACGCAGGTGAGTAACATCTTACtatgaattaaaatgatattcccATCGAGTTACGTGACTgttcaatttttatagattaaattcttatttattttcttttttttttttcttttattacgtcTTCATATATAACACGCTAGATTTATTTGTTGCGTCTCGCGTTAATCACTTTGGCATGTTTTTCATCTAATAAAAAGTCAACCTATGGTTACCTCTTCAGAGCGTTACGttcaattttaatcgaaagCGATGGAGAAATCAGTCTTGAATGATCTCCGATCAATGCTGTACATATTATCGGCGGTACATTCATAGACACCTGCATCCATCTGAGTAGCAGGATCGATCTCGAGTTTAGATTTGACCTTATCGGAACCCACTTGCCATTCGTGTACCTAGTGTTAAAAGAAAGTTGGatcaataataaggataaagatcattattaatttgaagTAAAATGATCCATTGGATTTTACTGACGTGCAGATAAAGGTGACTGTAAATCTCGGTTCCATCTTTGAACCATGTAATATGCGGTCTCGGTTTACCACGTGCAACACACAAGAAAGCTATTTTGTGTCCCAATACGTACTCTAAATCAAAATGAGAGGCTAGTAATATCTTGGCTCCctgaaaataagaattaatagtttataagaaatatatagtaaacgattataaaaaatacttcgttttataaaatttttttatatttacattatcgttattgtaataCTGATCACTCTCTGTATCACGATACTTTCCAGTGATAGGTAGACCTATCTGTACGCGAGACTTACTTCTAGGTCTGGCTCGACCTCTTCTACCAAAACTCTCGCGTGAATTTAACAATAACATGGTCaacaaaataatcaaaaatgtaGCGTATCGCATCGTGCTCTGTAAAaatgtagttttttttttgtcattatcaCAATGATCTCTAAGCcattaaatgaagaaaaaaaagttattaatcaatatttaaacgtacatctttaataattacgaacTGAGTTAAGTTGACCGAGTCATGCGAGTAAATGAAACTTTTTGAAAATTGTATAACTTTCGCACGGACTTGTCAAACTTACTCACCGTATGCAAACAACGTTCGACGATCACACGGAACTCCGATGTAACTGACAGCCACCTACTCATTACTCCCCTAGTGTCCTCTCCTATCTATTATGGAACTTGCAGCAGATACTGTTAACTCATATGTGTTTCATGCGCACATATtcaatgtttttcttcttcattttattctcaACGTTTAATGCGtccaaaaattttcataagcGAGAATATGCCGTTCTTAACGATTTGAattgatttaagaaaaatatcgataaaaaaatgcTAAAATTAACtacatattgtaataattgtatactttcatagaaaattcaattttcatcAAAAACATCTTTAATCCTcgtttattgttctttttttgaaatttcaacAGCTTGATctactttatttcattttttattataatgcgCAATCGGTACTATATCTATCAATCCATTCCTCGATATACTTCATACCTCactttacaaatttataaccCTTGTGGTGGAAGCCAATCATGTCCTAATGAAAAAGAGCTAGGGGACATCTGCATTTgcatttatatcgttatatggTAAAAAATGTTAACGATAAGAGTACTTGAACTCTATCATCTAATAAACTTTGacattgtatttttaaaatgatatgcTCTTGATTATCAAGATAAATAAGATCAACTTATCATATTATCTAGTACTAAAATGCATTATAATAAGATAGTAgaatccattttctttcttttttatttttttttatttttttttatttatttattaaggaaaaaaaaacaaattgaaaaggGATTGTCAGTGACATCTTTTCATATGTGTCAGTCTTACATTTCATGTtacaataacattattatatgtgCATGTTAAGTTTCTATCAAATTCGAACAATGTTCTTCGATTATAACAAAAGTGAATAGaaagtttaaattaattaatatgatatcaTAACGTAGTCTGTTCTAAAACTGCGACGATCAACGGCATATTGATTGTCGGCTTGACATTCGTAATAGCCAGCATCTTTTTGTGTGGCAGGATCAATTTCCATCTTTGATTTAATTGTATCGTTCCCAACCGGCCATTCGTGTACCTAcaaattattagaataatttctatttgaatgaaaaagaaaataaaattcctaCTCACTTGGAAAAACTTGTGATGGTAAAGTTCTATACCATCTTTGAGCCAGGTAATCTCAGGCCTTGGATATCCCGTGGCCATGCAGAAGAAAGTGATCTTTCTTCCTAACATATAATCCAATTCGAAATGAGAAGCCTTGACAATTTTTGCACCCTACACAATAGAATCGTCCATCagaaatattctctttctctctctctctctctccctctccccccccccttttttttctcatatgtGCCAATATCGAACTCACATCTTTGTTCTCGTAATAGCGAGCACTTGCAGAATTTCGATGTGGCATAGGTATAGTCAAAGATCCGTACATTCTTCTTCCGCCACGATTTCTACCAGCCCCGCGAGAGCCTCCACCCTTTGCTGCATTCGCACTCACCACCAAAGCTGCTAACAGCAACAACGAGAAAAATCTGCATCTGGTCATTTGATCTAAAATCGAAATGATCTTTCGTACATCTTCTTTATCAACTTACTGAAGTTTAACGATCAATTGCAAATGATCTTTTATTGATtgataagatatttttctttttgcgtttattcctttttttttttttctcgagacACACAACTTTTTgagcttttatttttcccgtTGAACATGTACGATGAGCTTTTCGATCTACTATCGATTATATCAGAAATATCATTATGCGGACTCCTCTTACCGAGCATTCAAAGAACAACTTCTGCTCACTATTGGAAAAGTAAAGCTCAGGGATCAGATCCGCCTGACCCTACAGCCTAAAATACAAATGGTCCACGTACGATGGGCACGCAGCTACCAGTGACAGAGTTATGAATCTCAATTGGATAATTATGCATAACCCATTGTCAGTATGCTCATCAAGCAATCACAGTAGCAGAGTGACTACGGTACAAAACATTTAAACGATGACCTCTGAAAAACAACACGATGATCTATATCGCTCGAGTAACAAACAACCCTGCAGGATACTTAACGTATGATGTAAAGCTTTCTTAGAGATGACAGAGCATTTACAAACCAATCTTTCatatgttttcttctttttttcttcttctgaaGAAAATCATCTTATAGATATCAAAGGAacatttaatgatttataatgtaatgattttaatttatattttccagGGGTTTATGGAATGTACCATTCATTAGTAATTGTTATTTGGTCAATGCCACACTCATAAAGAACAAGGCAACACGTCCTTCCTATTCGGTCGACGATTTGGATCCAGACATGGCTTTTGCATATGTCAACAGAGAACGTTATATTCACATGTATGTTAGTAACAGATTAGATTTTGGACATCTGGTTGATCCGGATACCTACAATATCAAATTAACGCATCCAGATTTCTATCAAATATTGGATAATAAGTTCGATTGGGAGAAAAGATACATACACGAAAATTATAGTCTGAACTTTGATCCGAATCATAAACCCCAACAGGCATGTATAATAgatgttattttcattcattcattatataaattgaccatcgatatttttaacatccatattatctctttctttttctttgcatttTAGCCGTGTCCAGATGTTTATTGGTTCCCTATTGCCAATCAACGATTTACTAAAGAATTGATCAATGTCGTAGAAACGTATGGTCATTGGTCCGATGGTACTAATCATGTGAGTTTTCCTGTGAtcgaacaaattattaaaaaataaacaaacaatgaataaaaagaaaaattataaataataaactttttcatAGGATCCAAGATTATCAGGTGGTTATGAGAATGTACCAACTCGCGATATTCACAtgaatcaaattaattttgaacCACAATGGTTGTACTTTTTAAAGGAGTATGTTAGACCTCTACAGGAATTAGTATTCACGGGATATTATCATGATGTAAGATTACATGTCATTTTATTAGTTGTAGATAAACTATAGCGtgaaatgttttaaatgttttgttttttaacagCCACCACGCGCCATAATGAATTTCGTTGTTCGATATCGACCAGATGAACAACCATCGTTAAGGCCGCATCATGATAGTTCGACGTACACAATTAATATCGCTCTTAACGAAGTTGGAGTCGACTATGAAGGCGGTGGATGTAGATTTATCCGATATAATTGTTCGGTTACCGATACGAAACCCGGATGGATGTTGATGCATCCTGGAAGACTGACACATTATCATGAAGGATTGAAAGTGACCAAGGGTACTCGTTAtataatgatttcttttgttGATCCATGATaagtttaaaagaagaaaactaagTTCCGTTTAGGTTCGTGTAAGTATATCAATTAAATGTGTTCTTTTAATGTTGAATGgacgatataaaatgatataagatCGTccatgtattatttttataatgtgtTGTAACATAATTGTAAATGCACATACTTCattcatgataataatgttgacTGAATGTTTATACAGATTAATGCAAATCGTAAATAcaacattgtaatatataatactaaattgtttatttttatttataataatataccttccattatattttaatcactaataaaaattagaagaatcaatagctataaaaaataattccgaAAACGTATTGTCTATTTCtcatgatataaatatttagaatgCTCTATATCATAACATTATGCAGCCATAAAATCTATAGTTAATGGATAGCAAAGCATGTATGAAAACATGAGATTTTATTAGGAACATTCATAGGAAAAATaagtttattaatatcacTGAATAgcaaattgttaaaaatcggtttaattatatttctgcacatttatttacataataaaaaaagtgcttctttgaaaatataaacgaaacaTATATAATGCAATGGCCCATTAAattcatctctttttatcaaagTAAGTACATTTTGAAGTAACTggattatatcgaataatgtTATAGTGCAGATACTGaagaattttgtttaaatttatagtACTTTCATAATGTACATTGCAGCATGGTATCTGTCAAATTTACATTCAGTAaacttatgtatttattagctttttatatcttttatggAATGCTACCAGTTTGAATGAATTCAAAAAATTGTGTGTAACAGGCAGTAATACAACataattatgttataaaaatcgtatttctctctctgccAGCGAGTGctctaataatatagatatttgataaatataagaatgcTATTCAagttcaaattattatttaatttatctagagattatttacaatttgttcgtttcatagaaaaaatgattatatattaatttaataaccaGCTCGTTTCAATTCATTCAATTGATGGgccaatttttcttctttagttCTTCTTGCTTGTCCTAGTTTCCGACATTCGATATATGTGCTAAGAAATCGCTCTACGTCAACTTTTCCATTTAGAAAATCTTCTGcaattttttcactttcttcgtGACTTTCATCCGCTGCTTGCCTTAGGCATTCTTTTATCTGATCTGGTGTGAAAATTTCTGACAATTTATTGTATCGTTGTATTAATTGATCGTATCTAGCTTTTAATACAGCTACCGTTCGTATTTTTTCTGCAACATTAGCttgtaattgttttaattcagGTTCCTTTGCTACATTGGCTTctaggatagaaaaaagattatgaaaaaaatatattattgttattttattattaatatactattaatttctttttcttcgtacatACACCCACATATAagtattatagttttatattttattacatacctGCTGTCTTTTCTACCCAATCAATAGTATCTTCTATAGCCATGTTAACATCCTTTAATTGGGAATGTTTTTCAAGAAATTCATCTTGcctatcttcatcttcattaaGTTTTTTCAATTCCTCATTGGACAAATTATTTAGTTCAGGGAATACGAAACTTTGCACAGTTTTCGCTTGTGTACAGCTTGGTAACGTTGCATGATAGTTAGTATTTGCATAATGTAAATTAAGATATGTTGTTCTGTGTTGATTTGTTGTGTATCGAGAAGGGCTAGCATTATGAagtgtattatttattgagGATGAAATAAATGTCGAATGCTGTGATGTAGAGTCAAATGTTTTTGACTGGTTGTCGGTGACATATGTATTGCcagaatttgtattattatagttataaatgCAAGGATTTGTACCGGAGGTTGAATACTGTGGAAACTgtgtattataatatgaattataagaAGTAGGTGGAATATCTGCATATTGTTGAAGCGAGTAAGATGGTGAATTTCTTCCTTGTAAGTCTGTAATGggatttattattcgttcatacattaaaaattaatttgataaaaattattcattgaaaagcatgaaataaaacagtaaaagaacttttaaaagatatatacatacctctATGTGGTTTGGCAGATCCAGGCGAAACATATTCTATTACCTGAGGCGGATTTTTACTGAATTCTCTAATGATAGCTTGAACAACACGACCAAGATCACTATGCACTGTAAACTAAAACATTTATGAtgataattacataataatatttatctctctatggaaatatatataaaaatagaatttaatataaaatttgcttATAACTTAATGTAATTTACATTAAGTAATCC contains:
- the LOC124950767 gene encoding immunoglobulin domain-containing protein oig-4-like isoform X3, translating into MLDQMTRCRFFSLLLLAALVVSANAAKGGGSRGAGRNRGGRRMYGSLTIPMPHRNSASARYYENKDGAKIVKASHFELDYMLGRKITFFCMATGYPRPEITWLKDGIELYHHKFFQSTMRYATFLIILLTMLLLNSRESFGRRGRARPRSKSRVQIGLPITGKYRDTESDQYYNNDNGAKILLASHFDLEYVLGHKIAFLCVARGKPRPHITWFKDGTEIYSHLYLHVHEWQVGSDKVKSKLEIDPATQMDAGVYECTADNMYSIDRRSFKTDFSIAFD
- the LOC124950767 gene encoding immunoglobulin domain-containing protein oig-4-like isoform X1; protein product: MSRWLSVTSEFRVIVERCLHTSTMRYATFLIILLTMLLLNSRESFGRRGRARPRSKSRVQIGLPITGKYRDTESDQYYNNDNGAKILLASHFDLEYVLGHKIAFLCVARGKPRPHITWFKDGTEIYSHLYLHVHEWQVGSDKVKSKLEIDPATQMDAGVYECTADNMYSIDRRSFKTDFSIAFD
- the LOC124950767 gene encoding immunoglobulin domain-containing protein oig-4-like isoform X2, producing the protein MRYATFLIILLTMLLLNSRESFGRRGRARPRSKSRVQIGLPITGKYRDTESDQYYNNDNGAKILLASHFDLEYVLGHKIAFLCVARGKPRPHITWFKDGTEIYSHLYLHVHEWQVGSDKVKSKLEIDPATQMDAGVYECTADNMYSIDRRSFKTDFSIAFD
- the LOC124950764 gene encoding vacuolar protein sorting-associated protein 37A, which encodes MISRIFRGENENVAVKRKRQIDTLKIFNDNVAELREDVEYQVQFNAGERRMAIMVSLSPEFPLEKPVLRVSPPINHPWCNEHSEIISAPGLLNFTVHSDLGRVVQAIIREFSKNPPQVIEYVSPGSAKPHRDLQGRNSPSYSLQQYADIPPTSYNSYYNTQFPQYSTSGTNPCIYNYNNTNSGNTYVTDNQSKTFDSTSQHSTFISSSINNTLHNASPSRYTTNQHRTTYLNLHYANTNYHATLPSCTQAKTVQSFVFPELNNLSNEELKKLNEDEDRQDEFLEKHSQLKDVNMAIEDTIDWVEKTAEANVAKEPELKQLQANVAEKIRTVAVLKARYDQLIQRYNKLSEIFTPDQIKECLRQAADESHEESEKIAEDFLNGKVDVERFLSTYIECRKLGQARRTKEEKLAHQLNELKRAGY